CGCCAAGTTGCCCAAGCATGAACAGGCGGATTAACATCACTAAATTTCCACTCATAGGCAGGAATTTGCCCATTAGGATGCATATACCATTCCCGCGTTAAAACATCCAATTGATACTTAGCAAAATCCGGATCAATCATTGCTAAAGGAATTGCATGGAATGCTAAATCCCAAGCAGCAAACCAGGGATATTCCCATTTATCAGGCATAGAAAGAATATCTTCATTGTAGAGATGAAACCACTCTTGATTTCTACCATTTTGACGTTCAGGCGGAGGGGTTGGCGTGTTGCGATCGCCTTTGAGCCAATTCTCTACAATATAGTGGTAAAATTGCTTACTCCAAAGCATCCCCGCAAAGGCTTGACGCTGCACATTCCGCATATCTTCACTCAAAGGAAATGGGGTAATGCGCTGATAAAATGCATCTGCTTCCTGTTGTCGCTTTAAAAGATTTCTATCAAATTCTTTGCCAAATGGCTCAACTAAATTAGGTACATTACTTAGCCGCAATTTAATAGTTTGATTTTCACCAGCACCAATATTTAATACATAATCAGCAGATGCCTTCGTACCAAATTTTTCAGGATTTACTGCTGATTTTTGACCATTGACGATATAGTCATTTATGGCATCTTTGACATAAGCGGATGGATTGGGAGAACCAAATAATCGCTCTGTATTTGTTTCGTTTTCTGTAAACAGAATTTCTGTTACTTCCTGGCAATACAACCACCGCTTTCCTAAACTTGGATGAAATGCTTCAATGATATTGAAACTATTACCTGATTGCATCTCTTTTAAAGTAGGTTTATCTGTATCTCCGTTCCAAGCCCAAGTATTACGAAACCAGAGGGTAGGTAACAGGTGCAGGGTCTTAGCTGCTGCACCCCGATTGATTACTTTAATTTGGATGAGAATATCTTCAGCAGAATACTTAGCGTATTCTACAAAAACATCAAAATAACGATTGTCATTAAATACGCCTGTATCTAACAATTCAAATTCTAGTTCTCGACGACTTCGGCGTTGATTTTCTGCAACTAATTGCGAGTAAGGAAAAGCTGTTTGCGGATATTTATACAGCGCCTTCATGTAGGAATGGGTAGGGGTATTATCTAAATAAAAGTAATATTCTTTGACATCTTCGCCGTGATTACCTTCACTGCCAGTTAGCCCAAAAAATCTTTCTTTGAGAATAGCATCTTCACCATTCCAAAGGGCGATCGCAAAACAAAGGCGCTGATGATTATCAGAAATACCAAAAATACCGTCTTCCCCCCAACGGTATGCACGAGAACGGGCTTGATCGTGAGTAAAATAGTCCCACGCAGTACCATGCGGGCTGTAGTCCTCGCGTACCGTTCCCCACTGGCGATCGCTCAAATATGGCCCCCATCTCCGCCAATGGGCGACGTGATTCAAAGCTTCTGCTAATCTAATTTCTTCTTGGGTTGGAATTGTCATAATTTCACCCTGTGCATATCTGCACTTTAGTTTAGTTAATTTGCTATTTGAAGTATCATCTTTTTGCTGGAAACAGGGCTGAAGTTCTGATGAGAATTGCTATGTGATTTGATGAATAAAAATTTAGAGTCAACTTAGGGAAAACTTATATAGCAGTCCGAAATAATTCATAGACAGCTATATCCCCTACTTCTCCACAATCCGCATTGTGTGACCATCGGGATCTCTTACCAAAAAACCTTTATTAAAACCCAATCTTTGTCCAGGAATCGCCACGACACCAGGAGAAACAAACTCATATTTGTTCATTCGTAATCGTACCACACGCAACCGCACGCCAAACAATCCTTGCAGTTGTTCGTATAAAGCACTTGTCATCCCTACAGACTCCACTGCTAAACGGCTGATTGACTAGTTAATGGTTTAGCTGCTACTGCTAAATTACTAGAGGGAAAATTAGCTCGATAGGTATCAGCCGAAATTTGAGGTGCAATTGCGATCGCACTCAAAGTCAAAAAAGAGGGCGTTGCTGAATAAAGGTATGTTTTAGGCAGGTAAGGGAACAGAACGATATTTGAGGTAGTGCAATAACAATCGAACAGAGTATCTCAGCATTTCCTCGGTTTTGGAATAACATAAAGTTTTACGATGAAGACGAGCCAAATAATGTCTAAGCCTTGTGTTTTCATTTTCGACTCGTGTCATGTAGGTCTTACTCACAATTTGGTCACCATCAGGAACAAAACAAGGGTAAACAGGGTATCCATCTGTGACGTAAAAATAACTCTGCCAACACTGGACAATGTTCCATAACTGTTGGAAAGTAGTCGAACTACGATCACCTAAAACCCAAGCAAGAATACCTTGAGTAAAGTGATTTACCGCCGTCCACAACCAGATTTTATTTTTTTTGAACCAATAAATGTTTCTAATTCATCTAGTTCTCCCACCTGCGGAATTTCCTTTGAATTTGGTGTATCCGCCAATTGTGTACCCACTCGTTTAACCCAATGAATAATGGTAGTATGATGAACGTTTTTCACCCTTTCAATTCCACGAAATCCCATACCATTGACGTACATTTTTAGGCATTCTTGTTTGATTTCATCCGAGTAGCCCCTGGGTGGTTTATAGACATCAATGAATTGACGACCACAATCACAGCAAATGTGATTCTGTTTACCTCTTTTCTTTCCATTCTTACGGTTATGACAAGATCCACAGCGTGGACATTCCATGATTAATTGACCTCAATTCATACCGCTATTATGCAACGCCTCATTAATACAAAAATCAAGCACAGCTGCTGTAGAAGCATCTGTACACATACGTAACAGATAAGAATACATTCCTGGGATGGCGATATTTGCTACTTCAAACCAAACTTGGAGTTGGGATTGTTGATATAACCATTGCAGCAGAGATTGGTTTGATAGATACTGCCACAAAGGTTCTCCCAGATGCTGCCAAAGATTTTCCCAGATTAGTACGATTATATTTCCTCCTGGTTGCTGGGCGAGAAATTGCAATAATAATTCATCGCGTAGCTGCTGTAATTGCTGTTGTTCTGACTCTGATGTACTAGGCAATAGCCAAATCAGTCCTACCCAACCTTGAGATTCTTGAAACTGCTTGCGCTGCATTTTTACTTCTAGTTCCTGCCATAGTTTTGCTTCTAACTGCTTTTTCATCTGGTTTTCTAGTTCCATCGCAAATATAATCAGTATGGGTGCGCCAACCTCTTGCGCCATCTGGCGGGGTGAGTCTGCTGCCAAAATTTCTGACTTTGCTGCAAATGGACTATTTAAAAAGCGAATTTCAGGTTCTGGTTTACCCATAACAGCATAAGCTGTTGTGACTGCATCTGTCGCTTTTTGCTGATCAATTGGCTGTGTAGAGAGCGCAAGACTTCGCCATCTTTCTCGAATGACGGGAATTAATGCTTCTTGCTCTGGTGTGACTGTAGCAATTTGCGGTTGTGACATAGACACTACTAATGTAAGAATGTGGAATGTGAAGTTATTATTACTATCTTCCTAATTTCCTAGCTTGACCTCTAGTCTTTAAACCCTATTTTTCAGATTGGCACATAAGTAGGTAAAATCCGTCACTCTTAGCTAAAGACTAGTAGGAGAAAAAGGTGAAAACAGCAACTATTTTGAGAAATATCATTACATCAGTTGGTTTTTTAGTATTATTTACTCCACAAAACGCTCATGCTCAATTAGTACCACAACCTTGGGTATCTGTTGGTAGCAAAGATGGTGATGTGACTTACTCTGTGGGTGCAAGGGCTTTGAATTGGGGTGCTGAATTGGGAATCGGCCCCGACAGTGCTACAGGTGTAGATGTACTGAAATTTATCAGTTTGCCAGTAGTTTCACCTTATGTAGGCTTGGGATACTATTCAGAAGATAAAGGACTTGCTGTTTCAGGCGGGGTTCAGGTAGGCGCTGGTGACAATCTTTTCTTGGGTGCGGGTTACAACTCTGTGCGCGGCATCAATGGTCAATTGGGAGTAAAATTCTAGATAATTTTAGAGTTTTAATTTAATAATTTTTTGTTAACCTAAGACCTTGATTGTTCAAGGTCTTATCAGGATAAACTTTGGAGAAATAATTAAGTTAATTCAAGTTATTAGGTAATATCAAATAGGCACGCGGGAGTCTTGTTTCAAGATTCTGGAATAGACTATTAATCAATGATTTTAATCCAAAATCTGTCTTGAAAAGCTTTGAAGTTCCCTCCGGAGTGCTGCTTTGTAGACGCGCTTTACGCGTCTACAAACTTTTCGCAACGTCCAAAATCCAAAATCGATTGATGTAGCCACTCTATTAATTTGTGGCTATAGAAATAAATATTGGACTATAATCACTCAATCATCTAAGTTATTTAATACTTTTTTGATTGAAATGGGTGTAGTATAACGATTATATGGAAGTGATGAAATTAAGTTGGTTTCCATAGTTGTGCAGTGGATTAAAGACTTCCTTGCTATTTTAAATTTGGGTGTTGAGGAGGGAAGCAAATCACACAATTCGCGTTTTGATTTTTATAAGATTTAATGAGTTTTGACGGAATTATCATTAAAGTTTTATGATTATTAACACTCAGCTTTGTAATAGCAGAGTCTATGGTGAGTTATTGCTTATTTACTCATTTATCTGTGAATTTGGATGTAATAAAGTAGTAAAATTGGCATATATGGAAATTTGCCGGATGGCAGTCATGCCTTATTGAATGAGGCTATAGCGTTGATGATACTGAAAGCTTTTAAGTTTATTTAGCAGGCAACTTGTGTATGGAGCAAGGCTTAAAGTTACTACTTCAATTAGTGCTAGAATTTGCGCCTGTAATTGCGAGTTTAGTGCAAAAAAGTAATGATGCACGTCCTGATGAAACTAAGAACGATTATCCTGCCCAAATTCAAGAAATTATCCAAACTGTCAGTAGTACTAGTGAAAAACTTAGCTATTTAGGAGGATATGAACAACAAAAGCCAGAGGAACAGCAGCTAGCAGTTTACTACCATCAGACGCAGTTACAAATCGCAACTCAAGAACAGGAAACGGCGCTAAAAATCCCAGAGATTAATAAACTATTCGATAGCTGGCCTTTGCGGTTGTATCCTTCGCAGATTTTAGAGTCTGATACTAATTATGAACGCCGACCTCTAAAAATTTTCCTAGCACCTCCAAAAGTCGGGTTTGATCAGTTTGATTTGCGCCAAGAGGAATTTGCTACTGATATAGAATTAATGTTAGCGGAAGGGTTACGAGATTTTCTCAGTGAATATTATTCCTTACAAGACCCAATTAGACCAACAGAGTTTTTAGCAGGAGCATGGGATAGTAAGCGTTTTCACAGTGAATCTAGTATTAAGGCTCTGTTTGGAATGTTGAAAACAGAGCCGATTTTGATTTTAGAGTCTGAAGCCGATGGAGATTACCTAAATTTTCGGATTGGTTATTGGGGGTTAGGACAAGAGCGTTATTACTATAAAACTATTTCTCGGATATCTTACAGAGAAATTGTGGAACAGTCAGCAAAAAACCGCGCCTATGAGTGGAGAAGTATACGAGATGAATTAATAGCACTAGGAGAAAATTTAGAGGAAATTAATTACTTAGGTCAAGATAATGCCAGTAATTTAGCAATTTTGGAAAAAGAAGAAAAATGGAGAGCTAGGGGAGTAGATGTTAGTAAATTATCCCTACAATATCAAATCAATCGTCAAGATTTGGAGCAACTTTGCCAAGTTTTAATTACCTGTCACTGTTTAGTTGCTGGTTGGATAGCTGATATTTATCACCTGGTTCATCATGATGTCCCGCCTCTGCTGCCAGATTTGCTGCCGAGTTTGCTAAAGAGTCCGATTGACTTGCAATCACTGCAAGCGATCGCCTTGGGATACAAACAAGTCTACCAAGCTCTAGAAGAAAAACATCGTTATTGGATTCCTGAGTTAGCTTTGCAATTAGCCCAGAGTTTATCACATCTGAGCGATCGCTCTTTGGCGGACGAACAATTGCAATACTCTATAGGCACATGGTTGCAACTGCACGAAGTACCACAAGTACAAACTAATAATCTATTTGCGGCGATGCGTAGCGCCGCAACAACAGCAGATACACCATATTTGCAAAAACTGAGAGAATATTTTTCCGCAGTTGACGATAGACAGAGTATTAACAATGTAGAAGAAATTTTATATGCGATCGCCAACTCCAAACAGGCACACCAACTGGGAAATGCTTCTGTTAGTCACACTTTCAGCGAACATACAGGCAAAATTTCATCTGTCGCCATCACTCCCAATGGGCAGATTTTAGTCAGTGGGAGTGCAGACAAAAGCATTAAAGTCTGGAATTTAAGTACAGGTAAAGTAATTCGCACCCTCAAAAATGATTTGGGAGAAGTTTCCTCGATTGCTGTTAGTTCCGATGGTAATCTCCTTGCCGTTGGTAGTTGCGAACATCCTAGAAGTAATGTGAAGGTTTGGCATTTGTCCACTGGTAAACTATTGCACAAACTTTTGGGACACCAAAAACCTGTGAATTTCGTAGTGATTAGTCCCGATGGAGAAATTCTGGCTAGCGGCAGTAACAAAATCAAGATTTGGAACCTACACAAAGGTGATCGTATTTGTACTCTATGGCATTCCTCTGCTGTTCATAGTGCTGCCATCAGTCCTGATGGCAAAATCCTAGCCAGTGCCAGCAGCGATCAAAAAATTCGATTATGGAACCCGCGCACAGGTGAACCACTATGCACCCTCAAGGGACATGGGGGTGAAGTATACTCAGTTGCCATTAGTCCAGATGGACAACTTCTGTTTAGCGGTAGTGCTGACAAAACCATCAAAATTTGGGAACTGGAAAGCGGGAAGATGCTGCATACGTTCACTGGTCATGCAGATGAAGTAAAATCAGTTGCTGTTAGTCCAGATGGACAACTTTTATTTAGCGGTAGTGCCGATAAAACCATCAAAATTTGGTGTTTGTATACTGGAGAACTCCTACGCACTCTCAAAGGACATACCGCAGCAGTCAATACTATTGCTGTTAGCCCTAATAGTCAGTTGATCGTTAGTGGCAGTTCAGATAAAACCATTAAAATCTGGCAGATAAGTCATTAGTCAATTGTCAATTGACAATTGTCATTAGTCATTCTCTCCCTACACTCCCCACACTTCCCCTTCTCCCTTGTCTTCCTTGTCCTCCTTGTCCCCGCCTCAGCGACTAATATTTATAGTGCGGCATTAAAAGGAGTGAGTAAAATGAGTCGTCAGTTATTGGTAACTGGTGGTGCAGGATTTATTGGCTCGAATTTTGTGCATCACTGGTGTCAAAATTATCTTCATGACCGAGTGGTAGTTTTAGATGCCTTGACTTACGCAGGAAATATTGCCAATTTAGCAGGGTTGGAGAAGCAAGAGAATTTTCGTTTTGTGCAAGGGAATATATGCGATCGCTCATTAATTGACAAACTACTACAAACCGAGAATATTGATACTATTGCCCACTTTGCCGCAGAATCTCATGTTGATCGGTCGATTTTGGGGCCTGGTGCTTTTGTAGAAACTAATGTAGTGGGTACATATACCCTCCTAGAAGCTTTTCGTCAACACTGGCAAGCAAATTCTCAGCCTACAAATTATCGATTTCTACACGTTTCTACTGATGAAGTTTACGGTAGTCTCAAGCCCGATGATCCCCCTTTTAGTGAGACTACTCCCTATGCTCCCAATAGTCCCTACTCGGCATCAAAAGCAGGTAGCGACCACTTAGTTCGTGCTTATCACCATACCTATGGATTACCAACAATTATCACTAATTGCTCTAATAATTACGGCCCCTATCAGTTTCCCGAAAAACTTATTCCCCTGATGTGCATTAATACATTAATGGCTAAGGAATTACCAGTATATGGTGATGGTAAAAATGTCCGAGATTGGCTTTATGTAGGTGATCATTGTAGTGCTTTAGATGTAGTTGTTCATCGTGGTATACCAGGTGAAACTTACAATATCGGCGGTAACAATGAAGTAGAAAATATCAATTTGGTGCAAATGTTATGTCAACTTATGGATGAATTAGCACCTAATTTACCCGTACGTCCAGCAGCGAACTTAATTACTTTTGTTAAAGATAGACTCGGACATGATCGCAGATACGCTATTGATGCCACCAAGATAAAAACTCAATTAGGTTGGACACCTTCAGTGACTGTTACAGAAGGTTTACGTCTAACAGTTGCATGGTATCTCACCCATGAGAACTGGTGGAAACCTCTGTTATCGGAGGAATATCAGGCATATTACAACAAGGTTTATGCATAATTTTGGTTAGTTGTTAGTTGTTAGTTGTTAATTGTTAGTTGTTTGTCCCCCAACTCCTGACACTTTCCTCCTTATGACTTGAAACTCACCTCACCCTGTCCTATCGGACATCCCTCTCTTTGCCGAGGAGAGGGGCAGGGGTGAGGTCTTTTCATGCTTTGTAGTGAAATTTTTTCATTAGGGCTGTCTTCACCATGACTGACATTTTCCCAATATTTAACTCCTGCTTTCGGAAGATTTTATTAGTACTACTGGGAAGATTTTTTTAGCAATAAAAAACTAGCCCAATTTTAGTCCAGCAGTTTTTCACAAGTTTTATTAGTTGTAGCTAAATTAAAAGAATCAGGTTGGTGAGAAAGCAGGTTCCAAATGCTGCAAGTAGAACAAATATTACAAAATCGTTACCAACTCCAACGCCAACTAGGTAACAATGGAGTTCGCCAAACTTGGCTAGCAACTGATTTGCAAGCTTCTGCCCAGGAAAACTCGCAAGTGATCGTCAAACTCCTGGCCTTTGGTGGTAATGTGCAGTGGGATGATCTCAAACTCTTTGAGCGAGAAGCTCAAATTCTTCAACATCTTCATCATCCTCGCATTCCCCAGTATGTTGATTATTTTTGTATTGATGATCGCACACTTTGGTTTGGCTTGGTACAAAAATATATTCCTGGTGAATCTCTGAAAGAAAAACTTGCTCAGGGAAAAAGGTTTACAGAAAAGCAAGTCCGCAAGGTTGCTGTTGAGGTTTTAAATATTCTGACAGTATTGCATGAGTTGAATCCAGCAGTGCTACATCGTGATATCAAACCGAGTAACTTGATTTGGGGAGAAGATAATCATATTTATTTAGTTGATTTTGGTGCAGTTCAAGATAAAGCAGCAAAAGAAGGAGTTACCTTTACCATAGTCGGAACTTACGGTTATGCACCGATGGAACAATATGGAGGAAGAGCAGTTCCAGCGTCTGATCTTTATGCATTGGGAGCGACTTTGATTCATTTGTTGACAGGTACTCCTCCAGCCGACTTACCCCAATCTGATTTGCAAATTCAGTTTAGTGATCGAGTGACTACTAGCCCCAGTTTTGTCTGTTGGTTGGAAAAGATGACACAACCAGCACCAGAACAAAGATTTACTACTGCCCGACAAGCGCTAGAGTCTTTAAAATCTGGTCAGATTGTGCGTCAGTCGGTAAGAAAAAATGGAGTGGTGTCCCTGCGCAGGGAAACAATAAACAATTCTGGCTGCGGCATTAATAATACCAAAGAGCAAGTCCCCGATGAAATTCTTGGTTGGAATTGGGGTGCATTTCTCATGCCTTGGTTTTGGTTGTGGACTAATCAAGTCTGGGTGGGATTGTTATGTTTTTTCCCATCGATTGGTTGGGTAATGACAGTTATCATGGGTATAAAAGGTAATGAATGGGCTTGGAAAAGCAGACGTTGGCGTAGTGTCCAACACTTCAAAGAACATCAAAGAGGCTGGGCGATCGCTGGTATGCTCATTGGCGCACCGTTTAGTATTATTTTGTGGATGGCTGCGATCGCATTTCTCACATCTTTTTTGTGATGAAGGCAGATGGCAGATGGCAGAAGGGGTAAGAATTTTCATGCTCACAACCCTTTTGATGAAAACCTCTTGCCCGATCCCCGATTCCTATTTTCAAGATAGATATAGTTTGAGCGATCGCCTTATTATCTATCTGAGTTTTACAAAACTATTTGCAAAATGTGAAAAGTCTGATGATGAATGCATCCTTGTTCTGAACATATTTTGCTTGCCAGCTTTTCGTCTTCCAGATTCTTGAACTTTGGGAGTTGCCATTTGTAAAATTTTCTCCAACAACCAAGGAGCAAAACGTTGACACCAAACTGCTAAATGGCTTTGCCATCCAACTAAAATTTCTGATGAGTCTTTTTGTAATCCACATACAAATGCTTGAGCTACTTGTTCGGGAGTCATTGGCATCACCCAGCGAAATAACTCTAAGTCGCGTACCATATCGGTATCTGTCAGAGCTGGTAGTAATGCAATGACTTGGATGTTGTATGGAGCAAGTTCGCGGCGTAAAGCTTGCGTAAACCCTAAAAGGGCAAACTTAGTAGCCGAGTAAGTCGCCATCGTCGGTGCAGCCACTTTCCCCATAAGGCTAGAGACATTCACAATTGTTCCTTCGCTGCGACTTGCCATGCGTCGAGCCATCATATGAGTTAGGGTATAAGTCCCTAATAAATTGAGGGAAAGTTCCTCTTGAACTTGGGGTAGTTTAGATTGCAAGAAGGAGTTTTGGTAGGCTACACCTGCACAATTTATCAGCAAGTGAATCGGGCCATAACTACGCCAAAGTTGAGCAATAGCAACATTTACAAAGATTGGTTTAGTCAAATCTAATGCCATAATTGTGGCTTGTGCGCCTATTGCCTCGATTTCTTTAGCTACCTCTGCCAACTTATGGCGATCGCGTGCCACTAAAATCAAGCGTTTCATACCTTGTTGCGCTAGTTTTAAAGCTATGGCACGTCCAATACCACGGGAAGCTCCAGTAATTAGAGCTACCTTGCCTTGAATATTCATGGATTTTAACCTCCAAATTCTAGTCTTACCGCACCTTCGCTATACAATCACCATCACGACTTTTAGGAATCACGGTATGAGGTAAGACGAATGAACTACTGAATCTCACTTCATCTCCAAAGCCGAAAATTAACACTTTACGCGATCGGCAGAATGGATGTGGCTCATAGTTTACTCCTGTAATTTTTACTAGGATTACTAGTCTTGCTGCCAATACACACTTTAACAATTAGTTCAAGTAGTGGCAATATTTTTTAATAAGAATTTCTGAATAGTTGTTAACAACAAAAAATATCCAGCAATTATATATATATAGAATGAGCAATATTTTTTGTAAGTCTAAAAAAGAAGGAAAAAGTCTAATATGAGCGATTTTTAGTGATTGATATTTAAAAATTGATGATTTACACCACTTATAAGCATTTCTTAATACTTGTTGGTTTTTATCATATTTTTCTAACAATCAACCCAAAATTTTTTTAAGAAACAAGGCAGAGGGCAGAAGGCAGAAGGAAAGAGGATGTAAGTCGGCGGGAATAAGCATAATGCAAGTTACGAAAAGTAAACATGCCTGTAAGGGCAAAGCATTTGTATGTGTATCTTGACATCAAAACTGAATATACTAAAATCCCTTGCCCCTACCCAATAGCCAATGACAAAGGACAAATG
Above is a genomic segment from Fischerella sp. JS2 containing:
- a CDS encoding MGH1-like glycoside hydrolase domain-containing protein, producing the protein MTIPTQEEIRLAEALNHVAHWRRWGPYLSDRQWGTVREDYSPHGTAWDYFTHDQARSRAYRWGEDGIFGISDNHQRLCFAIALWNGEDAILKERFFGLTGSEGNHGEDVKEYYFYLDNTPTHSYMKALYKYPQTAFPYSQLVAENQRRSRRELEFELLDTGVFNDNRYFDVFVEYAKYSAEDILIQIKVINRGAAAKTLHLLPTLWFRNTWAWNGDTDKPTLKEMQSGNSFNIIEAFHPSLGKRWLYCQEVTEILFTENETNTERLFGSPNPSAYVKDAINDYIVNGQKSAVNPEKFGTKASADYVLNIGAGENQTIKLRLSNVPNLVEPFGKEFDRNLLKRQQEADAFYQRITPFPLSEDMRNVQRQAFAGMLWSKQFYHYIVENWLKGDRNTPTPPPERQNGRNQEWFHLYNEDILSMPDKWEYPWFAAWDLAFHAIPLAMIDPDFAKYQLDVLTREWYMHPNGQIPAYEWKFSDVNPPVHAWATWRIYKIEQKIYGRADRQFLERVFQKLMLNFTWWVNRKDAEGNNVFQGGFLGLDNIGVFDRSAALPTGGHIDQSDGTSWMGMYCLNMLAIALELAKTNPIYEDIATKFFEHFLYIADAMNKIGELEASLWNESDGFYYDVLHLPQKQITLKVRSMVGLIPLFAIETLEPETLNMLPGFKKRLEWFIQNRPDLRQNVACMETKGIGARRLLAIVSRDKLRSILQKMLDESEFLSSYGIRALSRFHAEHPYIFNVNGCQFRVDYEPAESSSGLFGGNSNWRGPIWFPVNFLLIESLQKFHYYLGDDFKVECPTGSGQMITLWEVASELSQRLTRIFLKDESGQRPVYGGTQKFQTDPHWQDLILFHEYFHGDNGAGIGASHQTGWTGLVAKLIQQFGEYKAQYQEPEIHKDQEAIAKDEGSKQQIQLWRYK
- a CDS encoding IS1 family transposase (programmed frameshift) — translated: MECPRCGSCHNRKNGKKRGKQNHICCDCGRQFIDVYKPPRGYSDEIKQECLKMYVNGMGFRGIERVKNVHHTTIIHWVKRVGTQLADTPNSKEIPQVGELDELETFIGFKKNKIWLWTAVNHFTQGILAWVLGDRSSTTFQQLWNIVQCWQSYFYVTDGYPVYPCFVPDGDQIVSKTYMTRVENENTRLRHYLARLHRKTLCYSKTEEMLRYSVRLLLHYLKYRSVPLPA
- a CDS encoding WD40 repeat domain-containing protein: MEQGLKLLLQLVLEFAPVIASLVQKSNDARPDETKNDYPAQIQEIIQTVSSTSEKLSYLGGYEQQKPEEQQLAVYYHQTQLQIATQEQETALKIPEINKLFDSWPLRLYPSQILESDTNYERRPLKIFLAPPKVGFDQFDLRQEEFATDIELMLAEGLRDFLSEYYSLQDPIRPTEFLAGAWDSKRFHSESSIKALFGMLKTEPILILESEADGDYLNFRIGYWGLGQERYYYKTISRISYREIVEQSAKNRAYEWRSIRDELIALGENLEEINYLGQDNASNLAILEKEEKWRARGVDVSKLSLQYQINRQDLEQLCQVLITCHCLVAGWIADIYHLVHHDVPPLLPDLLPSLLKSPIDLQSLQAIALGYKQVYQALEEKHRYWIPELALQLAQSLSHLSDRSLADEQLQYSIGTWLQLHEVPQVQTNNLFAAMRSAATTADTPYLQKLREYFSAVDDRQSINNVEEILYAIANSKQAHQLGNASVSHTFSEHTGKISSVAITPNGQILVSGSADKSIKVWNLSTGKVIRTLKNDLGEVSSIAVSSDGNLLAVGSCEHPRSNVKVWHLSTGKLLHKLLGHQKPVNFVVISPDGEILASGSNKIKIWNLHKGDRICTLWHSSAVHSAAISPDGKILASASSDQKIRLWNPRTGEPLCTLKGHGGEVYSVAISPDGQLLFSGSADKTIKIWELESGKMLHTFTGHADEVKSVAVSPDGQLLFSGSADKTIKIWCLYTGELLRTLKGHTAAVNTIAVSPNSQLIVSGSSDKTIKIWQISH
- the rfbB gene encoding dTDP-glucose 4,6-dehydratase codes for the protein MSRQLLVTGGAGFIGSNFVHHWCQNYLHDRVVVLDALTYAGNIANLAGLEKQENFRFVQGNICDRSLIDKLLQTENIDTIAHFAAESHVDRSILGPGAFVETNVVGTYTLLEAFRQHWQANSQPTNYRFLHVSTDEVYGSLKPDDPPFSETTPYAPNSPYSASKAGSDHLVRAYHHTYGLPTIITNCSNNYGPYQFPEKLIPLMCINTLMAKELPVYGDGKNVRDWLYVGDHCSALDVVVHRGIPGETYNIGGNNEVENINLVQMLCQLMDELAPNLPVRPAANLITFVKDRLGHDRRYAIDATKIKTQLGWTPSVTVTEGLRLTVAWYLTHENWWKPLLSEEYQAYYNKVYA
- a CDS encoding serine/threonine-protein kinase, encoding MLQVEQILQNRYQLQRQLGNNGVRQTWLATDLQASAQENSQVIVKLLAFGGNVQWDDLKLFEREAQILQHLHHPRIPQYVDYFCIDDRTLWFGLVQKYIPGESLKEKLAQGKRFTEKQVRKVAVEVLNILTVLHELNPAVLHRDIKPSNLIWGEDNHIYLVDFGAVQDKAAKEGVTFTIVGTYGYAPMEQYGGRAVPASDLYALGATLIHLLTGTPPADLPQSDLQIQFSDRVTTSPSFVCWLEKMTQPAPEQRFTTARQALESLKSGQIVRQSVRKNGVVSLRRETINNSGCGINNTKEQVPDEILGWNWGAFLMPWFWLWTNQVWVGLLCFFPSIGWVMTVIMGIKGNEWAWKSRRWRSVQHFKEHQRGWAIAGMLIGAPFSIILWMAAIAFLTSFL
- a CDS encoding SDR family NAD(P)-dependent oxidoreductase; this translates as MNIQGKVALITGASRGIGRAIALKLAQQGMKRLILVARDRHKLAEVAKEIEAIGAQATIMALDLTKPIFVNVAIAQLWRSYGPIHLLINCAGVAYQNSFLQSKLPQVQEELSLNLLGTYTLTHMMARRMASRSEGTIVNVSSLMGKVAAPTMATYSATKFALLGFTQALRRELAPYNIQVIALLPALTDTDMVRDLELFRWVMPMTPEQVAQAFVCGLQKDSSEILVGWQSHLAVWCQRFAPWLLEKILQMATPKVQESGRRKAGKQNMFRTRMHSSSDFSHFANSFVKLR